A window of the Cystobacter fuscus genome harbors these coding sequences:
- a CDS encoding fatty acid desaturase family protein encodes MAYLALAVGLSILQWNLDRVYPVLYALGLFMGVTVAVISHNHNHLGIWKWRPANTFTNYVLALYYGTPTVAWVPTHNQTHHKLNFAEGDTSRGPKFFKKNHLLSLLVYPTLTGLEQAPEISAYMKNLYQRDKKAFAWAFSEFVVYFGIMAVLLVLDWRKALLFFVIPQQFSLFMIQVFNYVQHIEVDTGSAWNHSRNFVSPVLNALLFNNGYHTVHHQKPGVHWSQTPALHAEHAHNIHPELLVKSWWGFMFRTFILRPFLPARPLTFAPASASASPAPIAAAETT; translated from the coding sequence GTGGCCTACCTCGCGCTCGCCGTGGGCCTGTCCATCCTGCAGTGGAACCTGGATCGAGTGTACCCGGTGCTCTACGCCCTGGGCCTCTTCATGGGGGTCACGGTGGCGGTCATCAGCCACAATCACAACCACCTGGGGATCTGGAAGTGGAGGCCGGCCAACACGTTCACCAACTACGTGCTCGCGCTCTACTACGGCACGCCGACGGTGGCCTGGGTGCCCACCCACAACCAGACGCACCACAAGCTGAACTTCGCCGAGGGTGACACCTCGCGCGGCCCCAAGTTCTTCAAGAAGAACCACCTGCTGTCGCTGCTCGTCTACCCCACGCTCACGGGCCTGGAGCAGGCGCCGGAGATCTCCGCCTACATGAAGAACCTCTACCAGCGCGACAAGAAGGCCTTCGCCTGGGCGTTCTCCGAGTTCGTCGTGTACTTCGGCATCATGGCGGTGTTGCTGGTGCTCGACTGGCGCAAGGCGCTGCTCTTCTTCGTCATCCCCCAGCAGTTCTCGCTGTTCATGATCCAGGTGTTCAACTACGTGCAGCACATCGAGGTGGACACGGGCAGTGCCTGGAATCACTCGCGCAACTTCGTCTCCCCGGTGCTCAACGCGCTGCTCTTCAACAATGGCTATCACACGGTGCACCACCAGAAGCCGGGCGTGCACTGGTCGCAGACGCCCGCGCTGCACGCCGAGCATGCCCACAACATCCACCCCGAGCTGCTGGTGAAGAGCTGGTGGGGCTTCATGTTCCGCACCTTCATCCTGCGGCCCTTCCTGCCCGCGCGCCCGCTCACCTTCGCTCCGGCGTCCGCGTCGGCGTCCCCGGCGCCCATCGCGGCGGCGGAGACGACCTAG
- a CDS encoding transcriptional regulator codes for MTREFVPPPRGVTVRGALEAELASAPETGLTAKELSSLVGISEKDVAGHLEHLEKSLKAGGAALTVLPAECVACGYVFRDRKRLSRPGSCPECRSTRIDPPAFLIR; via the coding sequence ATGACTCGAGAGTTCGTTCCGCCCCCCCGAGGCGTCACCGTCCGTGGAGCCCTGGAGGCGGAGCTGGCCTCGGCGCCCGAGACGGGCCTCACCGCCAAGGAGCTGTCCTCGCTCGTGGGCATCTCCGAGAAGGACGTGGCGGGCCACCTGGAGCACCTGGAGAAGTCCCTCAAGGCCGGAGGGGCCGCGCTCACGGTGCTGCCCGCCGAGTGCGTCGCGTGTGGCTATGTCTTCCGCGACCGCAAGCGCCTGTCCCGCCCCGGCTCCTGTCCGGAGTGCCGCTCCACCCGCATCGACCCGCCCGCCTTCCTCATCCGCTGA
- a CDS encoding sodium-translocating pyrophosphatase: MIPTSLSAKAARILGFLAVLASSTARASEADLILPDFRAITFLGGAVNGATLLMVGIAICIVGLVFGFLQFAALRRLPVHKAMLEISELIYATCQTYLVTQGKLILILEVLIGAVMVVYFGFLRHLEPLKVIAILVASLIGIAGSYGVAWFGIRVNTFANSRTSFASLRGKPYPTYAIPLQAGISIGMVLVSVELLLMLLILLVIPADYAGSVFIGFAIGESLGASVLRIAGGIFTKIADIGSDLMKIVFKIKEDDARNPGVIADCAGDNAGDSVGPSADGFETYGVTSVALITFILLAVPVQYQAQLLVWIFMMSSAMVLASLGSYFINGIIQGGLYKNADQMNFEKPLTVLVWLTSGVSVVVTFIVSWLLIPDLAGDNTLWLRLSAIVTCGTLAGAIIPEAIKVFTSTESRHVREVVTASREGGASLNVISGLVAGNFSGYWMGIIVMVLMGAAYYFSLGIPNTLMIAPAVFAFGLVAFGFLSMAPVTIAVDSYGPVTDNAQSVYELSLIENVPNVKQEIQKDFGFAPDFDKGKDYLEQNDGAGNTFKATSKPVLIGTAVVGATTMIFSIIVLLVGITTGADGLRSLDPANTDKLSLLHAPFLLGLIAGGAIVYWFSGASMQAVSTGAYRAVEFIKANIRLEGVEKASVEDSKRVVAICTQYAQKGMINIFLGVFCSTLAFACFESFFFVGYLISIAIFGLYQALFMANAGGAWDNAKKLVEVELKAKGSELHAATVVGDTVGDPFKDTSSVALNPVIKFTTLFGLLAVELAVELKQAGHGGITTAIAAVLFVVSFVFVYRSFYGMRIETPMSVLTGEAPKTGVKPA; the protein is encoded by the coding sequence ATGATTCCCACATCCCTCTCCGCCAAGGCCGCCAGGATCCTCGGGTTCCTGGCGGTACTGGCCAGCAGCACTGCCCGCGCGAGCGAGGCGGATCTCATCCTCCCGGACTTCCGCGCCATCACCTTCCTGGGTGGCGCGGTGAACGGGGCCACCCTGCTCATGGTGGGTATCGCCATCTGCATCGTGGGCCTGGTGTTCGGCTTCCTCCAGTTCGCCGCGCTGCGCCGCCTGCCGGTGCACAAGGCGATGCTGGAGATCTCCGAGCTCATCTACGCCACGTGCCAGACGTACCTGGTCACCCAGGGCAAGCTCATCCTCATCCTCGAGGTGCTCATCGGCGCGGTGATGGTGGTGTACTTCGGCTTCCTGCGCCACCTGGAGCCGCTCAAGGTCATCGCCATCCTGGTGGCCAGCCTCATCGGCATCGCCGGCAGCTACGGCGTGGCCTGGTTCGGCATCCGGGTGAACACGTTCGCCAACAGCCGCACGTCCTTCGCGTCGCTGCGCGGCAAGCCCTACCCCACCTACGCCATCCCCCTGCAGGCGGGCATCTCCATCGGCATGGTGCTCGTGTCCGTCGAGCTGCTGCTCATGCTGCTCATCCTCCTGGTGATTCCGGCGGACTACGCGGGCTCGGTGTTCATCGGCTTCGCCATCGGCGAGTCGCTGGGCGCGAGCGTGCTGCGCATCGCGGGCGGTATCTTCACGAAGATCGCCGACATCGGCTCCGACCTGATGAAGATCGTCTTCAAGATCAAGGAAGACGACGCGCGCAACCCGGGCGTCATCGCCGACTGCGCGGGTGACAACGCGGGTGACTCGGTGGGTCCGTCCGCGGACGGCTTCGAGACCTACGGCGTGACGAGCGTGGCGCTCATCACCTTCATCCTCCTGGCGGTGCCCGTGCAGTACCAGGCGCAGCTGCTCGTGTGGATCTTCATGATGAGCAGCGCCATGGTGCTCGCGAGCCTCGGCTCGTACTTCATCAACGGCATCATCCAGGGCGGCCTGTACAAGAACGCCGACCAGATGAACTTCGAGAAGCCGCTCACGGTGCTGGTGTGGCTCACCTCGGGCGTGTCCGTGGTGGTGACGTTCATCGTGTCCTGGCTGCTCATTCCGGACCTGGCGGGGGACAACACGCTGTGGCTGCGCCTGAGCGCCATCGTGACGTGCGGCACGCTCGCGGGCGCCATCATCCCCGAGGCCATCAAGGTCTTCACCTCCACCGAGAGCCGCCACGTGCGCGAGGTGGTGACGGCGTCGCGCGAGGGTGGTGCGTCGCTCAACGTCATCTCGGGTCTGGTGGCCGGTAACTTCTCCGGCTACTGGATGGGCATCATCGTCATGGTGCTCATGGGCGCCGCCTACTACTTCAGCCTCGGCATCCCCAACACGCTGATGATCGCCCCGGCGGTGTTCGCCTTCGGCCTGGTCGCCTTCGGCTTCCTGAGCATGGCGCCGGTGACCATCGCGGTGGACTCGTACGGCCCGGTGACGGACAACGCGCAGAGCGTGTACGAGCTGTCGCTCATCGAGAACGTGCCCAACGTGAAGCAGGAGATCCAGAAGGACTTCGGCTTCGCTCCGGACTTCGACAAGGGCAAGGACTACCTCGAGCAGAACGACGGCGCGGGCAACACGTTCAAGGCCACGTCCAAGCCGGTGCTCATCGGCACCGCGGTGGTGGGCGCCACGACGATGATCTTCTCCATCATCGTGCTGCTGGTGGGCATCACCACGGGCGCCGACGGTCTGCGCTCGCTCGACCCGGCCAACACGGACAAGCTGTCGCTCCTGCACGCGCCCTTCCTGCTCGGCCTCATCGCCGGCGGCGCCATCGTGTACTGGTTCTCCGGCGCCTCCATGCAGGCGGTGTCCACGGGCGCCTACCGCGCGGTGGAGTTCATCAAGGCCAACATCCGGCTGGAGGGAGTGGAGAAGGCGAGCGTGGAGGACTCCAAGCGCGTGGTGGCCATCTGCACCCAGTACGCGCAGAAGGGGATGATCAACATCTTCCTGGGCGTGTTCTGCAGCACGCTGGCGTTCGCCTGCTTCGAGTCCTTCTTCTTCGTGGGCTACCTCATCTCCATCGCCATCTTCGGTCTGTACCAGGCGCTCTTCATGGCCAACGCCGGTGGCGCGTGGGACAACGCGAAGAAGCTGGTGGAAGTGGAGCTCAAGGCCAAGGGCTCGGAGCTGCACGCGGCCACGGTGGTGGGTGACACGGTGGGCGACCCCTTCAAGGACACCTCCTCCGTCGCGCTCAACCCGGTCATCAAGTTCACCACCCTCTTCGGCCTGCTCGCGGTGGAGCTGGCGGTGGAGCTCAAGCAGGCGGGCCACGGGGGCATCACCACGGCCATCGCCGCCGTGCTCTTCGTGGTGTCCTTCGTGTTCGTGTACCGCTCGTTCTACGGCATGCGCATCGAGACCCCGATGTCCGTGCTCACCGGCGAGGCGCCCAAGACGGGCGTGAAGCCGGCCTAG
- a CDS encoding short-chain fatty acid transporter, translating into METLVRIAEALGRFSARYVPGSFAIAVLLSLFTMGLAVGWTDTPAPRVLDAWGAGFWELLSFSMQMALVMFTGYLLALTRPVRALLEWLAGLAHGPRGAVVLMATVSMGLAYLNWGLSLVASAMLVRFVVRRRPEVDYRLLVACAYFGLGATWHAGLSASAPLLVATPGHFLEKQLGLIPIERTLLSPFNLGLTAVVVTGLGLLAWALHPSPERAVRVDPKVLERFQDFEPPERPAGHSPALWLDYAPVLTTVFGVLGVVWFARAMWLGGGWKALNLNAVNFLFLTLAVLLHGTPARLLKASEEAASVLHGIVLQFPLYAGIYGIFKATGLTERIGQLFVSLSTSATFPAIVYLYSGVVNYFVPSGGSKWAIEAPYLLEAARTLGVAPEKVVLAYAWGDMATDLIQPFWALPLLTVARLDFKDILGFLLVAFVFYLPLVTLAFFVWG; encoded by the coding sequence GTGGAAACCCTCGTTCGCATCGCCGAGGCGCTCGGCCGGTTCTCCGCGCGCTACGTGCCCGGCTCGTTCGCCATCGCGGTGCTGCTGTCGCTCTTCACGATGGGGCTGGCGGTGGGGTGGACGGACACGCCCGCGCCGCGAGTGCTGGACGCGTGGGGGGCGGGCTTCTGGGAGCTGTTGAGCTTCTCCATGCAGATGGCGCTGGTGATGTTCACCGGCTACCTGCTGGCGCTCACCCGCCCGGTGCGCGCGCTGCTCGAGTGGCTCGCCGGGCTGGCGCACGGTCCCCGGGGCGCGGTGGTGCTCATGGCCACGGTGTCCATGGGGCTGGCCTACCTCAACTGGGGCCTGTCGCTCGTGGCGAGCGCCATGCTGGTGCGCTTCGTGGTGCGCCGCCGGCCCGAGGTGGACTACCGGCTGCTCGTGGCGTGCGCGTACTTCGGCCTGGGGGCCACGTGGCACGCGGGCCTGTCCGCCTCGGCCCCGCTGCTGGTGGCCACGCCGGGGCACTTCCTGGAGAAGCAGCTGGGCCTCATCCCCATCGAGCGCACGCTCCTGTCGCCCTTCAACCTCGGGCTCACCGCGGTGGTGGTGACGGGGCTCGGGCTGCTGGCCTGGGCACTGCACCCCAGCCCCGAGCGCGCGGTGCGGGTGGACCCCAAGGTGCTCGAGCGCTTCCAGGACTTCGAGCCCCCCGAGCGGCCCGCGGGCCACAGCCCCGCGCTCTGGCTGGATTACGCGCCCGTGCTCACCACGGTGTTCGGCGTGCTGGGGGTGGTGTGGTTCGCGCGCGCGATGTGGCTCGGCGGGGGCTGGAAGGCGCTCAACCTCAACGCGGTGAACTTCCTCTTCCTCACCCTGGCGGTGCTGCTGCATGGCACGCCCGCGCGGCTGCTCAAGGCGAGCGAGGAGGCGGCGAGCGTGCTGCACGGCATCGTGTTGCAGTTCCCGCTCTACGCGGGCATCTACGGCATCTTCAAGGCCACCGGCCTCACCGAGCGCATCGGCCAGCTCTTCGTGTCGCTGTCCACGAGCGCCACCTTCCCCGCCATCGTGTACCTCTACAGCGGCGTGGTGAACTACTTCGTGCCCTCGGGCGGCTCCAAGTGGGCCATCGAGGCGCCCTACCTGCTGGAGGCCGCGCGCACGCTCGGCGTGGCTCCGGAGAAGGTGGTGCTCGCCTATGCCTGGGGCGACATGGCCACCGACCTCATCCAGCCCTTCTGGGCCCTGCCGCTGCTCACGGTGGCCCGGCTCGACTTCAAGGACATCCTCGGCTTTCTCCTGGTCGCTTTTGTCTTCTATCTGCCACTCGTCACCCTGGCCTTTTTCGTCTGGGGTTGA
- a CDS encoding type II toxin-antitoxin system RelE family toxin, with the protein MATWLAMAYRVHIPVELWSTLKALPPALVEQVHRRLDGIAQLAEVAPPLNPLWLKLGATDRPLLRCIVDGHALLYEVDESCRTVSVLDVELEETESLFSGTDSFSASEHH; encoded by the coding sequence ATGGCCACTTGGTTGGCAATGGCCTACCGCGTCCATATCCCCGTGGAGTTGTGGAGCACCCTCAAGGCGCTCCCGCCCGCGCTCGTCGAGCAGGTTCATCGGCGCCTGGATGGCATCGCCCAGTTGGCCGAGGTGGCTCCTCCGCTCAACCCGCTCTGGTTGAAGCTCGGTGCCACCGACCGGCCCCTGCTGCGCTGCATCGTGGATGGCCACGCGCTCCTCTACGAGGTCGACGAGTCCTGCCGTACCGTCTCCGTGCTCGACGTCGAACTGGAGGAGACCGAGTCGCTCTTCTCGGGCACGGACTCGTTCTCCGCGAGCGAACACCACTGA
- a CDS encoding serine/threonine-protein kinase, which yields MECPTFVPASMPTLPPKAERGGELVGQRFGSFRAIRELGRGGMGTVLLAEHVLIPKRVAVKVLHSHLAEEPELVARLLAEARAMSLVQHENVVTIYDLDTRDGRPYVVMEYLEGQSLAAFARGPIEPALTVELLTQVCDALGAAHARGIIHRDLKPANIFLVPGPQGRHRVKLLDFGIAKRLARTEGETPTRTGVLLGTPEFMAPEQCSGEAVDARTDLYAVGVLGYLLLTGRVPFSNESTAAVLVAHLTQKPVPPHEVRPGVPPALSAVLMRALAKRPEERFATAAELRAALESALKVAPTPVAPALAAFSARVPGSVARDYPAERVGRAGLFLRCTGTPPPLRSDVSLVLQLPGGELPCVGQVVRHVSAEQARAWNMAPGFGVELRDATPAFQQRFSRLLTGTPPAPAAPTPDDPRAEVVLRDFRQRLQGDRYAVLGVPRDADADSVRAHAREARGRLESLLSLPLSDAQRAFAQRALARVAECLQVLGQLERRVEYDAELRNVKGVMRCLSAGLTVTALEACRRRYFERHPETEGHSLLHIASGEAYLSAGRLSEALACYESALRADPLHLEALKRWYALQARMRHSAEATASR from the coding sequence GTGGAATGCCCCACGTTCGTCCCCGCGTCCATGCCCACGCTGCCACCCAAGGCCGAGCGCGGCGGGGAGCTCGTGGGTCAGCGTTTCGGCAGCTTCCGGGCGATCCGCGAGCTGGGCCGTGGCGGCATGGGCACGGTGCTGCTCGCCGAGCACGTCCTCATCCCCAAGCGCGTGGCGGTGAAGGTGCTCCACAGTCACCTCGCCGAGGAGCCGGAGCTCGTCGCGCGCCTGCTGGCCGAAGCGCGCGCCATGAGCCTCGTGCAGCACGAGAACGTCGTCACCATCTACGACCTCGACACGCGCGACGGCCGCCCGTACGTCGTCATGGAGTACCTGGAGGGGCAGAGCCTCGCCGCCTTCGCGCGCGGCCCCATCGAGCCGGCGCTCACCGTGGAGCTGCTCACCCAGGTGTGTGACGCGCTCGGGGCGGCGCACGCGCGCGGCATCATCCACCGCGATCTCAAGCCGGCCAACATCTTCCTCGTGCCGGGTCCCCAGGGCCGCCACCGGGTGAAGCTGCTCGACTTCGGCATCGCCAAGCGGCTGGCGCGCACGGAGGGCGAGACGCCCACGCGCACGGGCGTACTGCTGGGCACGCCCGAGTTCATGGCGCCCGAGCAGTGCAGCGGAGAGGCCGTGGACGCGCGCACGGACCTCTACGCGGTGGGCGTCCTCGGCTACCTGCTGCTCACCGGCCGCGTTCCCTTCTCCAACGAGAGCACCGCGGCGGTGCTCGTGGCGCACCTGACGCAGAAGCCGGTTCCTCCGCACGAGGTGCGCCCGGGGGTGCCTCCGGCGCTTTCCGCCGTGCTGATGCGCGCGCTGGCCAAGCGCCCCGAGGAGCGCTTCGCCACCGCCGCCGAGCTGCGCGCCGCCCTGGAGTCCGCCCTCAAGGTGGCTCCGACGCCCGTGGCGCCCGCCCTCGCCGCCTTCTCCGCGCGGGTGCCGGGGTCCGTCGCGCGGGACTACCCGGCGGAGCGGGTGGGCCGCGCGGGCCTCTTCCTGCGCTGCACCGGCACGCCGCCCCCGCTGCGCTCCGACGTGTCGCTCGTCCTCCAACTGCCGGGCGGGGAGCTGCCCTGCGTGGGTCAGGTGGTGCGCCACGTGTCGGCCGAGCAGGCCCGGGCGTGGAACATGGCGCCGGGCTTCGGCGTGGAGCTGCGCGATGCCACCCCCGCCTTCCAGCAGCGCTTCTCGCGCCTGCTCACGGGGACGCCTCCCGCGCCCGCGGCGCCCACGCCGGATGATCCGCGCGCCGAGGTCGTGCTGCGCGACTTCCGCCAGCGGCTCCAGGGGGACCGGTACGCGGTGCTGGGGGTGCCGCGCGACGCGGACGCCGACAGCGTGCGGGCCCACGCCCGCGAGGCGCGCGGCCGGCTCGAGTCCCTGCTGTCCCTGCCGTTGTCCGACGCCCAGCGCGCGTTCGCGCAGCGCGCGCTCGCCCGGGTGGCCGAGTGCCTCCAGGTGCTGGGCCAACTCGAGCGGCGCGTGGAGTACGACGCGGAGCTGCGCAACGTGAAGGGGGTGATGCGCTGCCTGTCCGCGGGGCTCACCGTCACCGCCCTGGAGGCGTGCCGCCGCCGCTACTTCGAGCGCCACCCCGAGACGGAAGGCCACTCGCTCCTGCACATCGCCTCCGGCGAGGCCTACCTGTCGGCCGGCCGCCTGTCCGAGGCGCTCGCCTGCTACGAGTCCGCCCTGCGCGCGGACCCCCTCCACCTCGAGGCCCTCAAGCGCTGGTATGCCCTCCAGGCGAGGATGCGCCACTCGGCGGAAGCCACCGCATCCCGTTAG
- a CDS encoding ABC1 kinase family protein, protein MASNPSDDDKLPTQGRFTRFRKLAGLSAQLSADVLKSGAKRFVGQDPELLSMSTAEKLVTTLGEMKGAAMKIGQAVAMDTEMLSPEVRQVIARLQNEAPPMPYALVERVIREELGDAPEKLFREFSQTPLAAASLGQVHRAVLHDGRPVAVKVQYPGIADTLSSDMDNLGLMVKTVSMASKLADGTAYFRELRDEMLLETDYLREAALCASFARSTERLPDLKVPEVISALTTRRVLTLELLRGRTLKDWVVSNPSAEERYRVARQLILAIYGPFFTVGDLHADPHPGNFMVLEDGRLGVLDFGSIKRFSAHFVDANRRMFLHAMRREPMDLLALCREVGFTCELSDEEGTALVQEVFQIVGRPMRLAPYDFATCSITRDLRSHFTRNAPRFLKFRPPAEAVMFFRSTGGLVQNLRLVGAEGDFTRVYQEVAALL, encoded by the coding sequence ATGGCTTCCAATCCCTCCGACGACGACAAGCTCCCCACCCAGGGCCGGTTCACCCGTTTCCGCAAGCTCGCGGGGCTCTCCGCGCAGCTCAGCGCGGATGTCCTCAAGAGCGGCGCCAAACGGTTCGTGGGCCAGGATCCGGAGCTGCTCAGCATGTCCACCGCGGAGAAGCTCGTCACCACGCTCGGTGAGATGAAGGGCGCGGCGATGAAGATCGGCCAGGCGGTGGCCATGGACACGGAGATGCTCTCGCCCGAGGTGCGCCAGGTCATCGCCCGGCTGCAGAACGAGGCGCCCCCCATGCCCTACGCCCTGGTGGAGCGCGTCATCCGCGAGGAGCTCGGCGACGCGCCGGAAAAGCTCTTCCGCGAGTTCTCCCAGACGCCGCTCGCCGCCGCCTCGCTCGGCCAGGTGCACCGCGCCGTGCTGCACGATGGCCGGCCGGTGGCCGTCAAGGTCCAGTACCCGGGCATCGCCGACACGCTCTCCAGTGACATGGACAACCTGGGCCTCATGGTGAAGACGGTCTCCATGGCGTCGAAGCTCGCCGACGGCACCGCCTACTTCCGCGAGCTGCGCGACGAGATGCTGCTGGAGACGGACTACCTGCGCGAGGCCGCGCTGTGCGCCTCCTTCGCCCGGAGCACCGAGCGCCTGCCGGACCTCAAGGTGCCCGAGGTCATCTCCGCGCTCACCACCCGGCGCGTGCTCACCCTGGAGCTCCTGCGCGGCCGCACCCTCAAGGACTGGGTGGTCTCCAACCCCTCCGCCGAGGAGCGCTACCGCGTGGCGCGCCAGCTCATCCTCGCCATCTACGGGCCCTTCTTCACCGTGGGCGACCTGCACGCCGACCCCCACCCGGGCAACTTCATGGTGCTCGAGGATGGGCGCCTGGGCGTGCTCGACTTCGGCTCCATCAAACGCTTCAGCGCGCACTTCGTGGACGCCAACCGGCGCATGTTCCTGCACGCCATGCGGCGCGAGCCCATGGACCTCCTCGCCCTGTGCCGCGAGGTGGGCTTCACCTGCGAGTTGTCCGATGAGGAGGGGACCGCGCTCGTCCAGGAGGTGTTCCAGATCGTCGGCCGGCCCATGCGCCTGGCTCCCTACGACTTCGCCACCTGCTCCATCACGCGCGACCTGCGCTCGCACTTCACGCGCAACGCGCCCCGCTTCCTGAAGTTCCGTCCGCCCGCCGAGGCGGTCATGTTCTTCCGCTCCACCGGGGGGCTCGTGCAGAACCTGCGGCTGGTCGGCGCGGAGGGCGACTTCACCCGGGTGTACCAGGAGGTCGCCGCGCTCCTGTGA
- a CDS encoding response regulator, translated as MSEIENKIRVLVVDDDVDQLMLVERTLHAYGFEIRTHRSSLGVSNLVRTVMPDLVLLDVNIPALSGDKVLALARNQAPSTTRFILYSASDEARLRSLSLASGADGYISKSVQGESLARKLISIYKKSRLPAASAR; from the coding sequence ATGTCCGAGATCGAGAACAAGATCCGCGTGCTGGTGGTGGACGACGACGTCGACCAGCTGATGCTCGTCGAACGCACCCTCCACGCCTACGGCTTCGAGATCCGCACCCACCGCTCGTCGCTGGGCGTGTCCAACCTGGTGCGTACGGTGATGCCGGATCTTGTCCTGCTGGACGTGAACATCCCGGCGCTCAGCGGGGACAAGGTGCTGGCGCTCGCGCGCAACCAGGCGCCCTCCACCACGCGCTTCATCCTCTACTCGGCCTCGGACGAGGCCCGGCTGCGCTCGCTCTCCCTGGCATCGGGCGCGGATGGCTACATCTCCAAGAGCGTCCAGGGCGAGTCACTCGCCCGCAAGCTCATCAGCATCTACAAGAAGAGCCGGCTGCCCGCGGCGAGCGCGCGCTAG
- a CDS encoding response regulator transcription factor encodes MQGRIRVGILEDQTVLRESLVALFEGAGMEVCASGGDVESLLAQMKDQPLDVAIVDLRLENPGNWGVDNGLRLVEVLRERYPHTRSIVFSAHREASLLERCFQAGAAGYLCKLNASGAALLSAVEQVARGENLVPPELVGPGDGASDARTSPLERLTQREREVLEMVAAGSDNLQISARLGITERTVKAHVSNLYRKMGVQNRVEMAMIAYQSGFARPPPPPPQQQAEFPK; translated from the coding sequence ATGCAGGGACGTATTCGGGTCGGCATCCTGGAGGATCAGACGGTTCTACGGGAGAGCCTGGTCGCCCTCTTCGAGGGAGCGGGGATGGAGGTGTGTGCCTCGGGTGGGGACGTGGAGAGCCTGCTGGCCCAGATGAAGGACCAGCCGCTGGACGTGGCCATCGTGGATCTGCGCCTGGAGAACCCGGGGAACTGGGGGGTGGACAATGGCCTGCGCCTGGTGGAAGTGCTGCGCGAGCGCTACCCCCATACCCGTTCGATCGTGTTCTCCGCTCACCGCGAGGCCTCCCTGCTGGAGCGCTGCTTCCAGGCGGGAGCGGCCGGCTATCTGTGCAAGCTCAACGCGAGCGGCGCGGCGCTGCTGTCCGCCGTCGAGCAGGTGGCACGTGGAGAGAACCTCGTTCCTCCGGAACTGGTGGGCCCGGGTGATGGCGCCTCGGACGCGCGCACCTCCCCGCTGGAGCGGCTCACCCAGCGCGAGCGCGAGGTGCTGGAGATGGTGGCGGCCGGCTCGGACAACCTCCAGATTTCCGCGCGCCTGGGCATCACCGAGCGCACCGTGAAGGCCCACGTCTCCAACCTCTACCGGAAGATGGGCGTGCAGAACCGCGTGGAGATGGCGATGATCGCCTACCAGAGCGGGTTCGCCCGGCCGCCGCCGCCGCCGCCGCAGCAGCAGGCCGAGTTTCCCAAGTAG
- a CDS encoding methyltransferase → MSEALPGPRALLHLLFNGARAVDVVETALRLGLLDALEPGPVTLAALSERHGLVPTRLDKFLDCLESLGLVRRESPPEARGELRYAAVPGLRAAAEAVLGPRSQERDRETYAWRELYGHLPEVLRGERSVSPRSFDWPPRTPEQVAGFEASMAAGLGPIVETFRAHADALFPAGTRLLDVGGGDGSLAAHLLEARPDLRVDVYNLPTCEPLVERTRRARGLEGRLGFVAGDFLREPLPNSHDALSFVRVLHDWPEDTAHALLRAAFEALPPGGRVLICEEFRTPERLAAQFFWSYFLMGVDSCGSRLRDVAFYTRALPALGFREVRVLPGPFELVTALRP, encoded by the coding sequence ATGAGCGAGGCACTCCCCGGGCCTCGCGCCCTGCTCCACCTGCTCTTCAACGGAGCGCGTGCCGTGGACGTGGTGGAGACGGCCCTGCGCCTGGGGCTGCTCGACGCGCTCGAGCCAGGGCCGGTGACGCTCGCGGCCCTGAGCGAGCGCCATGGCCTCGTGCCCACGCGCCTCGACAAGTTCCTCGACTGCCTGGAGAGCCTGGGGCTCGTGCGGCGCGAGTCCCCCCCGGAGGCGCGCGGGGAGCTCCGCTACGCGGCGGTACCGGGCCTGCGCGCCGCGGCCGAGGCCGTGCTGGGTCCCCGCTCGCAGGAGCGGGATCGGGAGACGTACGCCTGGCGCGAGCTGTACGGCCATCTGCCCGAGGTGCTGCGCGGTGAGCGCAGCGTGTCCCCCCGGTCCTTCGACTGGCCTCCGCGCACGCCCGAGCAGGTGGCCGGCTTCGAGGCCAGCATGGCGGCGGGGCTCGGCCCCATCGTGGAGACCTTCCGCGCCCACGCCGACGCCCTCTTCCCCGCGGGCACGCGGCTGCTGGACGTGGGAGGCGGCGATGGCAGCCTCGCGGCGCACCTGCTGGAGGCCCGGCCCGACCTGCGCGTGGACGTCTACAACCTGCCCACGTGCGAGCCCCTGGTGGAGCGGACCCGGCGGGCGCGCGGCCTCGAGGGCCGGCTCGGGTTCGTGGCCGGGGACTTCCTGCGCGAGCCCCTGCCCAACAGCCATGACGCCCTGTCCTTCGTGCGCGTGCTCCATGACTGGCCCGAGGACACGGCGCACGCCCTGCTGCGCGCCGCCTTCGAGGCCCTGCCTCCCGGCGGCCGTGTCCTCATCTGCGAGGAGTTCCGCACCCCGGAGCGGCTCGCCGCCCAGTTCTTCTGGTCCTACTTCCTCATGGGAGTGGACTCGTGCGGCAGCCGTCTGCGCGACGTCGCGTTCTACACGCGCGCCCTCCCGGCGTTGGGCTTCCGCGAGGTGCGCGTCCTTCCCGGTCCCTTCGAGCTCGTCACCGCCCTGCGGCCCTGA